One segment of Nocardioides sp. QY071 DNA contains the following:
- a CDS encoding single-stranded DNA-binding protein codes for MTRDVVESETANTVQLSGRLAADPEERVLPSGDRLWTCRLIVPRAAVRTLASGRKGPSVDVVELAGWSSKVRRSMRTWRAGDVVGVEGALRRRFYRSGGQTASRMEVEVRTARLVRRAVSG; via the coding sequence ATGACGAGGGACGTGGTGGAGTCGGAGACGGCGAACACGGTGCAGCTCAGCGGTCGGCTGGCGGCCGATCCCGAGGAGCGGGTGTTGCCGAGCGGGGACCGGCTGTGGACGTGCCGGCTGATCGTGCCGCGTGCGGCGGTGCGGACACTGGCGTCTGGACGCAAGGGGCCGTCGGTGGACGTCGTCGAGCTCGCTGGCTGGTCGTCGAAGGTGCGTCGCTCGATGCGCACCTGGCGGGCCGGTGACGTCGTCGGCGTGGAGGGCGCGCTGCGGCGCCGGTTCTACCGGTCGGGCGGGCAGACCGCGTCGCGGATGGAGGTCGAGGTCAGGACGGCTCGACTGGTGCGTCGCGCAGTGAGCGGATGA
- a CDS encoding TlyA family RNA methyltransferase, with the protein MPPRRLRLDAELVRRGLASSRERAAQLIAEGRVKVAGVVASKPATGVTTDVAIVVKEGENGPDYVSRGAHKLVGALAAFTPLGLEVEGRRALDAGASTGGFTDVLLRSGVAEVVAVDVGYGQLHWSLQQHEKVVVHDRTNVRTLTTDDIGGPVDLVVGDLSFISLTLVLDALLGVTRPDGDLALMVKPQFEVGKDRLGKGGVVRDPELWVETVLGVAHAAAERGWGARAVTVSPLPGPSGNVEFFLWLRHGPATIDDESMAVIVRRGTSDPDEKVTP; encoded by the coding sequence GTGCCGCCGCGCCGACTGCGCCTCGACGCGGAGCTGGTCCGCCGCGGGCTGGCGTCGTCGCGCGAGCGCGCCGCCCAGCTGATCGCCGAGGGTCGGGTGAAGGTGGCGGGAGTGGTGGCGTCCAAGCCGGCCACGGGCGTGACGACCGACGTCGCGATCGTGGTGAAGGAGGGCGAGAACGGGCCCGACTACGTGTCGCGGGGCGCCCACAAGCTGGTGGGTGCGCTGGCGGCCTTCACCCCGCTCGGCCTCGAGGTCGAAGGGCGTCGTGCGCTGGACGCGGGGGCCTCCACGGGCGGCTTCACCGACGTGCTGCTCCGGTCCGGGGTGGCCGAGGTGGTGGCGGTGGACGTGGGCTACGGCCAGCTGCACTGGTCCCTGCAGCAGCACGAGAAGGTGGTGGTGCACGACCGGACCAATGTGCGCACGCTGACGACCGACGACATCGGCGGTCCCGTGGACCTGGTGGTCGGCGACCTGTCCTTCATCTCGCTGACCCTGGTGCTGGACGCGCTGCTGGGCGTGACCCGGCCGGACGGCGACCTGGCGCTGATGGTGAAGCCGCAGTTCGAGGTCGGCAAGGACCGGCTCGGCAAGGGCGGCGTCGTCCGCGACCCCGAGCTGTGGGTGGAGACCGTGCTGGGTGTGGCCCACGCGGCCGCCGAGCGCGGCTGGGGCGCGCGGGCGGTGACGGTGAGCCCGTTGCCGGGCCCCTCGGGCAATGTCGAGTTCTTCCTGTGGCTGCGGCACGGGCCGGCGACGATCGACGACGA
- a CDS encoding HAD-IIA family hydrolase: MLLTSADPLAEAYDLAMLDLDGVVYIGHEAVDGAAGHIGRARMAGMRVAFITNNASRSAAVVAEHLRDLGVTAQPADVVTSAQAASRVLAERFGAGARVVCLGGPGLQSALDEAGLVAVDVESEAVAVVSGYGPELLWRDIMHAAVRIRDGLPWVASNTDRTIPTTYGVAPGHGVLVEMVQRFAGVSPEVAGKPARPLLDETVRRVGGRRPLMVGDRLDTDIEGARNAGVDSLLVLTGVTGLAELVAAAPRERPTYVAEDLGGLTQAHAAPERAGDGWRAGGWSGRVVDGRLVVEQTGAGASLDDWWRVAAATAWAHRDRTGTVPDITAARVPGTGPAAR, from the coding sequence GTGTTGCTCACATCCGCGGATCCCCTGGCCGAGGCCTACGACCTGGCGATGCTCGACCTGGACGGCGTGGTCTACATCGGTCATGAGGCGGTCGACGGCGCGGCCGGTCACATCGGGCGGGCGCGGATGGCCGGCATGCGCGTTGCCTTCATCACCAACAACGCGTCGCGGTCGGCGGCTGTGGTCGCCGAGCACCTGCGCGACCTCGGGGTGACGGCCCAGCCCGCGGACGTGGTGACCAGTGCCCAGGCCGCGTCGCGGGTCCTGGCGGAGCGCTTCGGAGCGGGCGCCCGGGTGGTGTGCCTGGGTGGCCCGGGACTGCAGAGCGCGCTCGACGAGGCCGGCCTGGTGGCGGTCGACGTGGAGTCCGAGGCGGTCGCCGTGGTGAGCGGGTACGGACCCGAGCTGCTGTGGCGCGACATCATGCACGCCGCGGTGCGGATCCGCGACGGGCTGCCGTGGGTGGCGAGCAACACCGACCGGACCATCCCGACGACGTACGGCGTGGCGCCGGGCCACGGCGTGCTCGTGGAGATGGTGCAGCGGTTCGCGGGCGTGAGCCCCGAGGTGGCCGGCAAGCCGGCTCGGCCGCTGCTCGACGAGACCGTACGGCGAGTGGGCGGCCGGCGCCCGCTCATGGTGGGCGACCGGCTCGACACCGACATCGAGGGGGCGCGCAATGCGGGTGTGGACTCGCTGCTGGTGCTCACCGGCGTGACGGGGCTCGCGGAGCTGGTGGCGGCGGCGCCGAGGGAGCGACCGACGTACGTGGCGGAGGATCTCGGCGGGCTGACGCAGGCCCACGCGGCACCCGAGCGAGCGGGGGACGGCTGGCGGGCCGGTGGGTGGTCCGGGCGGGTGGTCGACGGGAGGCTGGTCGTGGAGCAGACCGGTGCCGGGGCGAGCCTCGACGACTGGTGGCGCGTGGCGGCGGCGACGGCCTGGGCGCACCGGGACCGGACGGGAACGGTGCCGGACATCACCGCGGCACGCGTCCCCGGAACCGGCCCGGCGGCGCGGTAG
- the argF gene encoding ornithine carbamoyltransferase, whose protein sequence is MTRSFLRDDDLSPAEQAEVLDLAAKLKAEPFGHQPLAGPRTVAMIFDKPTLRTQASFAAGIAELGGHPMLVDGTLAGIGKRESVADVARVLGRQASQIVWRTYAQANLDEMAAHAGVPVVNALTDEFHPCQLLADLLTIREHKGELAGLTAAFLGDGACNMGNSWLLAGATAGMHVRVSGPDGYVPDDAMFARADEIGAATGGSGVAVVDPLEAVAGADVVITDTWVSMGKEDERDARRAVFGPWSVTPGLVAAARADAIVMHCLPAYRGMEIAAEVLDGPQSVVWDEAENRRHAQKAVLTWLEGKRS, encoded by the coding sequence ATGACCCGCTCGTTCCTCCGCGACGACGACCTCAGCCCGGCCGAGCAGGCCGAGGTGCTGGACCTCGCGGCCAAGCTCAAGGCCGAGCCCTTCGGCCACCAGCCGCTGGCCGGGCCGCGCACCGTCGCGATGATCTTCGACAAGCCCACCCTGCGCACCCAGGCCTCCTTCGCGGCCGGCATCGCCGAGCTCGGCGGCCACCCGATGCTCGTCGACGGCACCCTGGCCGGCATCGGCAAGCGCGAGTCCGTCGCCGACGTCGCCCGCGTGCTCGGCCGCCAGGCCTCGCAGATCGTGTGGCGCACCTACGCGCAGGCGAACCTCGACGAGATGGCGGCCCACGCCGGCGTCCCGGTGGTCAACGCCCTCACCGACGAGTTCCACCCCTGCCAGCTGCTCGCCGACCTGCTCACCATCCGCGAGCACAAGGGCGAGCTGGCCGGGCTGACCGCCGCCTTCCTCGGCGACGGGGCCTGCAACATGGGCAACTCCTGGCTGCTCGCCGGCGCCACCGCCGGGATGCACGTGCGGGTCAGCGGCCCCGACGGCTACGTCCCCGACGACGCCATGTTCGCCCGCGCCGACGAGATCGGCGCTGCCACCGGCGGATCCGGCGTCGCCGTCGTCGACCCGCTCGAGGCGGTCGCCGGCGCCGACGTCGTCATCACCGACACCTGGGTCTCGATGGGCAAGGAGGACGAGCGCGACGCCCGCCGCGCCGTCTTCGGCCCCTGGTCGGTGACTCCCGGCCTGGTCGCCGCGGCGCGGGCCGACGCCATCGTGATGCACTGCCTGCCGGCGTACCGCGGCATGGAGATCGCCGCCGAGGTCCTCGACGGCCCGCAGAGCGTGGTGTGGGACGAGGCCGAGAACCGGCGCCACGCCCAGAAGGCCGTCCTGACCTGGCTCGAGGGCAAGCGTTCCTGA
- a CDS encoding NUDIX domain-containing protein, whose amino-acid sequence MHDEPTRRTVARVLPVSSDGKVLLLLGCDPALPEVRYWFSIGGGLDAGETLAEAGARELREETGIDVSAALLGEPFGTFEVGFSWDGRDYVNDSTLFALALEETPISFDGLDHLESQSIFDAAWWTPEDLDHDGRAVDPRLIDQMRAAIAHVRRN is encoded by the coding sequence GTGCACGACGAGCCGACCAGGCGCACGGTGGCCCGGGTGCTCCCGGTCAGCAGCGACGGCAAGGTCCTGCTGCTGCTCGGCTGCGATCCCGCGCTGCCGGAGGTGCGCTACTGGTTCAGCATCGGCGGCGGCCTCGACGCGGGGGAGACCCTCGCCGAGGCCGGCGCCCGCGAGCTGCGCGAGGAGACCGGCATCGACGTCTCCGCGGCACTGCTCGGCGAGCCGTTCGGCACCTTCGAAGTGGGGTTCTCCTGGGACGGCCGCGACTACGTCAACGACTCGACGCTGTTCGCGCTCGCCCTCGAGGAGACGCCCATCAGCTTCGACGGGCTCGACCACCTGGAGTCGCAGTCGATCTTCGACGCGGCCTGGTGGACCCCTGAGGACCTCGACCACGACGGCCGCGCGGTGGACCCGCGGCTGATCGACCAGATGCGGGCGGCGATCGCGCACGTCCGGCGGAACTGA
- a CDS encoding DUF1015 family protein, translating into MDATTLVTPPYVAGPLRLEPFPALMLAPARVGNPTTGRAFARPYKDVSARLLRWQARGLVTADAEPALYLHEYSSNGMTVRGLVGALDVSRRAARATDRAVLPHEGIHPIQADELADRMDEMQLNPAPILLVHQGSPRLREVIAEIARRDPDHAFTDRGGQEHRIWAERTPDTLAVIAAELAESRALIADGHHRYAAYLRLQRRRVGDPTGPRPTDLGLAMLVDQTDTPLFLGPIHRTLSGTSLEDLRDAAETLGLEYSEQAQSDAVHALSSSRLAATDGVRWAVIGLGIDADEAAVEALHHRILPALPHGPAAIAYHHTVDDALGGARPDAIAVLMPAPSVDLVIRVAEADRLLPEKATSFQPKPSLGVLIRSLRDAPVEPS; encoded by the coding sequence ATGGACGCAACCACCCTCGTGACCCCGCCCTACGTGGCCGGTCCGTTGCGTCTCGAGCCGTTCCCGGCGCTCATGCTCGCACCCGCCCGCGTGGGCAACCCGACCACCGGTCGCGCCTTCGCGCGCCCCTACAAGGATGTCTCGGCGCGCCTCCTCCGCTGGCAGGCCCGTGGCCTCGTGACGGCCGACGCCGAGCCCGCGCTCTACCTTCACGAGTACAGCTCCAACGGGATGACGGTCCGTGGCCTGGTCGGCGCGCTCGACGTCTCCCGCCGGGCCGCACGCGCCACGGACCGCGCCGTCCTTCCCCACGAGGGCATCCACCCCATCCAGGCAGACGAGCTCGCCGACCGGATGGACGAGATGCAGCTCAACCCCGCGCCGATCCTGCTGGTCCACCAGGGCAGTCCCCGCCTGCGCGAGGTGATCGCCGAGATCGCCCGCCGCGACCCCGACCACGCGTTCACCGACCGGGGCGGACAGGAGCACCGGATCTGGGCCGAACGCACCCCCGACACCCTCGCCGTGATCGCCGCCGAGCTGGCCGAGAGCCGAGCCCTCATCGCCGACGGCCACCACCGCTACGCGGCCTACCTCCGGCTCCAGCGTCGTCGCGTCGGCGATCCGACCGGCCCCCGCCCCACGGACTTGGGCCTGGCCATGCTGGTCGACCAGACCGACACTCCCCTCTTCCTCGGCCCGATCCACCGCACCCTGAGCGGCACGTCCCTCGAGGACCTGCGCGACGCCGCCGAGACCCTCGGCCTCGAGTACAGCGAGCAGGCCCAGTCCGACGCGGTCCACGCCCTGTCCTCGTCCCGTCTCGCGGCCACCGACGGTGTACGCTGGGCGGTGATCGGCCTGGGCATCGACGCCGACGAGGCCGCGGTGGAAGCGCTCCACCACCGGATCCTCCCGGCACTCCCGCACGGACCCGCCGCGATCGCGTACCACCACACGGTCGACGACGCCCTCGGCGGCGCTCGTCCCGATGCCATCGCGGTGCTGATGCCGGCACCCTCGGTCGACCTCGTCATCCGGGTCGCGGAAGCAGATCGGCTGCTTCCCGAGAAGGCGACCTCCTTCCAGCCGAAGCCGAGCCTCGGCGTGCTCATCCGCTCACTGCGCGACGCACCAGTCGAGCCGTCCTGA
- a CDS encoding arginine repressor: MSEHALTPMTKSARQAIVVELLETREVRSQPELADLLGGRGVHVTQATLSRDLVELDAVKVRSTTGALVYAVPAEGGNRSPVTGESAASQHRLSRLASELLVSAEASANLVVLRTPPGAAQFLASAIDKVELADVLGTIAGDDTVLVIGRDPAGGDALAHKFTALAEGDTRKDSQS, from the coding sequence ATGAGCGAGCACGCCCTGACCCCGATGACGAAGAGCGCCCGGCAGGCGATCGTCGTCGAGCTCCTGGAGACCCGCGAGGTGCGCTCCCAGCCCGAGCTCGCCGACCTGCTGGGCGGTCGGGGCGTGCACGTCACCCAGGCCACGCTGAGCCGCGACCTCGTCGAGCTCGACGCGGTCAAGGTCCGCTCCACCACCGGCGCCCTCGTGTACGCCGTGCCCGCCGAGGGCGGCAACCGGTCCCCGGTGACGGGGGAGAGCGCCGCGTCCCAGCACCGCCTGTCCCGGCTGGCCTCCGAGCTGCTGGTCAGCGCCGAGGCCAGTGCCAACCTCGTCGTACTCCGCACCCCGCCCGGCGCGGCCCAGTTCCTGGCCAGCGCCATCGACAAGGTCGAGCTCGCCGACGTGCTCGGGACCATCGCCGGGGACGACACTGTGCTCGTGATCGGGCGCGACCCCGCCGGGGGAGACGCCCTGGCCCACAAGTTCACCGCACTCGCCGAGGGCGACACCCGAAAGGATTCACAGAGTTGA
- the argH gene encoding argininosuccinate lyase, with the protein MSTNTGKLWGGRFEGGPSPELDALSRSTHFDWRLGLYDIAGSHAHAKALGAAGLLTADEEAELHRGLDALASRFTDGSLRPDPSDEDVHGALERLLIEEVGPDVGGKLRAGRSRNDQIATLFRCYLLDHSVTVGDLVLDLVEALAGQAEQHLTSVGGGPAIMPGRTHLQHAQPVLLSHHLLAHAWALLRDVERLGDWRRRVAGDSPYGSGALAGQSLGLDPELVARELGFTGSTANSIDGTASRDFVAEFAYVAAQTGIDVSRIAEEVILWATKEFGFATLHDSWSTGSSIMPQKKNPDISELARGKAGRLVGNLTGLLTTLKALPLAYNRDLQEDKEPVFDSVDTLEVLLPAFTGQVATLVFDTDRMGALAPQGFSLATDIAEWLVKQGVPFRVAHELAGACVRECEGLGIELDELTDEQFAAISPHLTPEVRTVLTVEGSVASRDGRGGTAPVRVAEQLADLRKRVQETRSAR; encoded by the coding sequence ATGAGCACCAACACCGGCAAGCTGTGGGGCGGACGCTTCGAGGGCGGACCGTCGCCGGAGCTGGACGCCCTGTCGCGCTCGACCCACTTCGACTGGCGGCTCGGCCTCTACGACATCGCCGGCTCCCACGCCCACGCCAAGGCACTGGGCGCCGCGGGCCTGCTCACCGCCGACGAGGAGGCCGAGCTGCACCGCGGGCTCGACGCCCTCGCCTCCCGGTTCACCGACGGCTCCCTGCGGCCCGACCCCTCCGACGAGGACGTCCACGGCGCCCTCGAGCGGCTCCTCATCGAGGAGGTCGGCCCCGACGTCGGCGGCAAGCTCCGCGCCGGCCGCTCCCGCAACGACCAGATCGCCACGCTCTTCCGCTGCTACCTGCTCGACCACTCGGTCACGGTCGGGGACCTGGTCCTCGACCTGGTCGAGGCACTGGCCGGGCAGGCCGAGCAGCACCTCACCTCGGTCGGTGGGGGACCGGCGATCATGCCGGGCCGCACCCACCTCCAGCACGCCCAGCCCGTGCTGCTCTCGCACCACCTGCTCGCCCACGCCTGGGCGCTGCTCCGCGACGTCGAGCGACTCGGCGACTGGCGGCGCAGGGTGGCCGGCGACTCGCCGTACGGCTCCGGGGCGCTGGCCGGCCAGAGCCTGGGCCTCGACCCGGAGCTGGTCGCCCGCGAGCTGGGCTTCACCGGATCGACCGCGAACTCGATCGACGGTACGGCGTCGCGCGACTTCGTCGCCGAGTTCGCCTACGTCGCCGCGCAGACCGGCATCGACGTCAGTCGGATCGCCGAGGAGGTCATCCTCTGGGCGACCAAGGAGTTCGGCTTCGCCACGCTCCACGACTCGTGGTCGACGGGGTCGAGCATCATGCCGCAGAAGAAGAACCCCGACATCTCCGAGCTGGCCCGCGGCAAGGCGGGCCGCCTCGTCGGCAACCTGACCGGCCTGCTCACCACCCTCAAGGCCCTCCCGCTCGCCTACAACCGCGACCTGCAGGAGGACAAGGAGCCGGTCTTCGACTCCGTCGACACCCTCGAGGTGCTGCTCCCGGCCTTCACCGGCCAGGTCGCGACGCTCGTCTTCGACACCGATCGGATGGGGGCGCTGGCACCCCAGGGATTCTCGCTGGCCACCGACATCGCCGAGTGGCTCGTGAAGCAGGGCGTCCCGTTCCGGGTCGCCCACGAGCTCGCGGGCGCCTGCGTCCGCGAGTGCGAAGGCCTCGGGATCGAGCTCGACGAGCTCACCGACGAGCAGTTCGCGGCCATCTCGCCCCACCTGACCCCCGAGGTCCGCACCGTCTTGACCGTCGAGGGATCCGTCGCGTCCCGCGACGGCCGGGGCGGCACCGCACCGGTCCGCGTCGCCGAACAGCTCGCTGACCTGCGCAAACGCGTGCAGGAGACCCGCTCCGCACGCTGA
- the argG gene encoding argininosuccinate synthase, producing the protein MSKVLTSLPQGERVGIAFSGGLDTSVAVAWMRDKGAIPCTYTADIGQPDEPDIAGVPARAKQYGAEIARAVDIKPQLVEEGLAALACGAFHIRSGAKAYFNTTPLGRAVTGTMLVRAMQADDVNIWGDGSTYKGNDIERFYRYGLMANPELRIYKPWLDADFVEELGGRHEMSEWLVEHGLPYRDSTEKAYSTDANIWGATHEAKVLEHLDVSLEIVEPIMGVKFWDPTVAIDTEDVSVTFEAGRPVAINGRRYDDAVALVLEANAIGGRHGLGMSDQIENRIIEAKSRGIYEAPGMALLFAAYERLLNAIHNEDTLANYHLEGRKLGRLLYEGRWLDPQALMLRESIQRWIASLVTGTVTLRLRRGDDYTIVRTEGENFSYHPEKLSMERVENAAFGPTDRIGQLTMRNLDIADSRAKLEAYAGQPLDQGTVLVEHGTLFGELPAGGYDQITANPDGGDEGEAILEDVAMEIGTD; encoded by the coding sequence TTGAGCAAGGTCCTGACCTCCCTTCCCCAGGGAGAGCGCGTCGGTATCGCCTTCTCCGGCGGCCTCGACACCTCCGTCGCGGTGGCGTGGATGCGCGACAAGGGTGCGATCCCGTGCACCTACACCGCCGACATCGGTCAGCCCGACGAGCCCGACATCGCCGGCGTCCCCGCGCGTGCGAAGCAGTACGGCGCCGAGATCGCCCGAGCGGTCGACATCAAGCCCCAGCTGGTCGAGGAGGGCCTCGCCGCTCTGGCGTGCGGTGCCTTCCACATCCGCTCCGGCGCCAAGGCCTACTTCAACACCACGCCGCTCGGTCGTGCCGTCACCGGCACCATGCTGGTGCGCGCGATGCAGGCCGACGACGTCAACATCTGGGGCGACGGCTCGACCTACAAGGGCAACGACATCGAGCGGTTCTACCGCTACGGCCTGATGGCCAACCCTGAGCTGCGGATCTACAAGCCCTGGCTGGACGCCGACTTCGTCGAGGAGCTCGGCGGCCGCCACGAGATGAGCGAGTGGCTGGTCGAGCACGGCCTGCCGTACCGCGACTCCACGGAGAAGGCCTACTCCACCGACGCCAACATCTGGGGCGCCACCCACGAGGCCAAGGTGCTCGAGCACCTCGACGTCTCGCTCGAGATCGTCGAGCCGATCATGGGTGTGAAGTTCTGGGACCCCACGGTCGCGATCGACACCGAGGACGTCTCGGTCACCTTCGAGGCCGGCCGTCCTGTCGCCATCAACGGCCGGCGCTACGACGACGCGGTGGCCCTCGTCCTGGAGGCGAACGCCATCGGTGGGCGACACGGGCTCGGCATGTCGGACCAGATCGAGAACCGCATCATCGAGGCGAAGTCCCGCGGCATCTACGAGGCGCCCGGCATGGCGCTGCTGTTCGCGGCGTACGAGCGCCTGCTCAACGCGATCCACAACGAGGACACCCTCGCCAACTACCACCTCGAGGGCCGCAAGCTCGGCAGGTTGCTCTACGAGGGCCGCTGGCTCGACCCGCAGGCGCTGATGCTGCGCGAGTCGATCCAGCGCTGGATCGCCTCGCTGGTGACCGGCACGGTCACGCTGCGGCTGCGCCGCGGCGACGACTACACGATCGTGCGCACCGAGGGCGAGAACTTCTCCTACCACCCGGAGAAGCTCTCCATGGAGCGCGTCGAGAACGCCGCCTTCGGCCCGACCGACCGGATCGGCCAGCTGACCATGCGCAACCTCGACATCGCCGACAGCCGCGCCAAGCTCGAGGCGTACGCGGGTCAGCCGCTCGACCAGGGCACCGTCCTCGTCGAGCACGGCACCCTCTTCGGCGAGCTGCCTGCCGGCGGCTACGACCAGATCACCGCCAACCCCGACGGCGGCGACGAGGGCGAGGCCATCCTCGAGGACGTGGCGATGGAGATCGGGACCGACTGA